In the Klebsiella aerogenes KCTC 2190 genome, one interval contains:
- a CDS encoding DUF7594 domain-containing protein — protein sequence MKANSVVLALTPLLAASAFSAHAGPQAQAVCGYSHTLGDDAIMMFGMPNQAMWHDFFGNTHTDAVSTYQTLRAQPETTCDNKADSSAYWAPSMKLPDGQIVTPAYQKTYYQATKVEQYPLHPFPSGLELLAGDHHGSAPSSRITFLCANGKGYSNKAGEVCGLRKAGDAVQFNIGIQFPNCWDGVNLKPSHGHSNAAYDVNGACPADYPVKIPTVNMNIAYVLPQIKSLDTAKIELSMDPVMKGDKREEKWGSIYTAHADFMNGWTVEGAHFMTEHCMNEGMDCGTNVPYSFSLAEENAVVESAQPNVNFGAPGALQISDNWKNGGRTSNPETLTLVKFKIPALPKDQDASLFKYRLRLYGGKVETNGADQIFFYPASNDWSAASVTWKHRPACSYNSDAQLYLNSSREYRMVDIDKAVRKALAEGKTEISWYIGGDRQGNHYQFDAAAAQKQPILMLVGFKTTPEI from the coding sequence ATGAAAGCTAACTCAGTTGTACTGGCCCTGACCCCGCTGCTGGCCGCCAGCGCTTTTTCCGCCCATGCAGGACCGCAAGCCCAGGCGGTATGCGGTTACAGCCACACTCTTGGCGACGACGCGATTATGATGTTCGGTATGCCAAACCAGGCGATGTGGCATGATTTCTTCGGCAATACCCACACCGACGCGGTCTCAACTTATCAAACCCTGCGCGCGCAGCCGGAAACCACCTGTGATAACAAGGCCGATAGTTCCGCCTATTGGGCGCCGTCAATGAAGTTGCCGGATGGACAAATTGTCACTCCGGCTTATCAGAAAACCTATTACCAGGCGACCAAAGTCGAACAGTATCCGCTGCATCCTTTCCCGTCGGGGTTAGAGCTGCTGGCTGGCGACCACCACGGCTCCGCGCCGAGCTCACGGATAACCTTCCTGTGCGCCAACGGTAAAGGCTATAGCAACAAGGCAGGTGAGGTTTGCGGCCTACGTAAAGCGGGCGACGCGGTGCAGTTTAATATCGGTATTCAGTTCCCCAACTGCTGGGATGGCGTCAACCTGAAGCCGAGCCACGGTCACAGCAACGCCGCCTATGATGTCAACGGCGCCTGCCCGGCCGACTATCCGGTAAAAATCCCGACGGTTAATATGAATATCGCCTACGTGCTGCCGCAGATTAAATCACTGGACACGGCAAAAATTGAGCTGTCGATGGACCCGGTTATGAAGGGCGATAAACGTGAAGAGAAGTGGGGCAGCATCTATACTGCCCATGCTGATTTCATGAACGGCTGGACGGTCGAGGGCGCGCACTTCATGACCGAACACTGTATGAATGAAGGCATGGATTGCGGGACCAACGTGCCTTATAGCTTCTCGCTGGCGGAAGAAAACGCGGTGGTCGAGAGCGCGCAGCCGAATGTTAACTTCGGGGCGCCTGGAGCGCTGCAGATTTCCGATAACTGGAAGAACGGTGGCCGTACCAGCAACCCGGAAACCCTGACCCTGGTGAAGTTTAAAATCCCGGCGCTGCCGAAAGATCAGGATGCGTCGCTGTTTAAATATCGCCTGCGTCTGTACGGCGGCAAAGTGGAAACTAACGGCGCGGACCAGATCTTCTTCTACCCGGCCAGTAATGACTGGAGCGCGGCGAGCGTGACCTGGAAGCATCGGCCGGCCTGCAGCTACAACTCTGATGCTCAACTGTATCTCAATTCATCTCGTGAGTATCGGATGGTGGATATCGATAAAGCAGTGCGTAAGGCGCTGGCGGAAGGGAAAACCGAGATCTCCTGGTACATCGGCGGCGACCGTCAGGGCAACCACTATCAGTTTGACGCCGCAGCGGCGCAGAAGCAGCCGATCCTGATGCTGGTTGGCTTTAAAACCACCCCGGAAATTTAA
- a CDS encoding ABC transporter ATP-binding protein — translation MNISLSLDTLRYGHRQPLFSPLSMQCRHGQIWAILGANGRGKSTLLDTLTGVLPPLGGKFSVEGGIAIVPQSFRPAFGWQVRDVVLMGRARHVDLFAQPGPEDEREVQQALAQLGIAALANRLFRALSGGQQQLALIARALVSESQNILLDEPCSALDLANQQIVLQLISDLAHRQKRTVMFTTHDPTHALQVASHTLLLLPGGEWLAGESFAVLSETNLRRAYGLPVHKIDHPGSAVPLLAPQFTIHR, via the coding sequence ATGAACATTTCATTATCACTGGACACCCTGCGCTATGGCCATCGTCAGCCGCTCTTCTCCCCACTATCAATGCAGTGCCGTCACGGGCAAATCTGGGCGATACTGGGCGCCAATGGTCGCGGCAAAAGCACGCTACTGGATACCCTGACCGGCGTTCTGCCGCCGCTCGGCGGAAAGTTTAGCGTAGAAGGCGGCATCGCCATCGTGCCGCAGTCGTTTCGTCCGGCATTCGGCTGGCAGGTACGCGATGTAGTACTGATGGGGCGCGCCCGCCACGTCGATCTGTTCGCGCAGCCGGGGCCGGAAGATGAACGGGAGGTTCAACAGGCGCTGGCGCAGTTGGGGATCGCCGCGCTGGCCAATCGGCTTTTTCGCGCCCTGTCCGGCGGACAGCAGCAGTTGGCGCTCATTGCCCGCGCGCTGGTCAGTGAGAGTCAGAATATCCTGTTAGACGAACCCTGCTCAGCGCTGGATCTGGCCAATCAACAGATTGTGTTACAGCTGATTAGCGACCTTGCTCATCGGCAGAAGCGCACCGTGATGTTCACCACCCATGATCCGACTCACGCCCTGCAGGTCGCCAGCCATACCCTGCTGCTGTTGCCCGGCGGCGAATGGCTGGCGGGAGAGTCGTTCGCGGTGCTCAGCGAGACAAACCTGCGGCGCGCCTACGGGCTGCCGGTCCACAAAATCGACCATCCCGGTAGCGCGGTGCCGTTACTGGCGCCGCAGTTTACGATCCATCGTTAA
- a CDS encoding substrate-binding domain-containing protein, with translation MTPSLTLLAAGSLKSAFLPLLARFQQLSGIQVEAQFGPAGLLRERIEGGERCSLFACANTEHPQALLQAGLAIKCCSFAANRLMLTVRRTPDTDRADWLALLHDSRLRLATSTPGCDPSGDYTWQLFARLEASYPGLGRTLMARAQQLVGGRASLTVPSGATAGAWLIGEDFADLFIGYAHYAVQITESAQFRTLLIPEPWNIRCEYQLAEIEESAAARQLRRFITAEEGQNFLRAAGFLAVNDGS, from the coding sequence ATGACCCCTTCATTGACGCTGCTGGCGGCGGGAAGCCTGAAAAGCGCTTTCCTCCCGCTGCTGGCGCGATTTCAGCAGCTTAGCGGCATTCAGGTCGAGGCGCAGTTTGGCCCGGCCGGCCTGCTGCGCGAACGCATTGAAGGCGGCGAACGCTGCTCGCTGTTCGCCTGTGCGAATACCGAACACCCTCAGGCGCTGCTGCAAGCCGGGCTTGCGATAAAATGCTGTTCGTTTGCCGCTAACCGACTGATGCTGACCGTGCGCCGCACGCCTGATACCGATCGCGCTGACTGGCTGGCGTTACTGCACGATTCTCGGCTGCGGCTGGCGACCTCGACGCCGGGCTGCGATCCTTCCGGTGATTACACCTGGCAGCTTTTTGCCCGTCTTGAGGCCAGCTATCCGGGCCTCGGACGGACGTTGATGGCCCGGGCGCAACAGCTGGTCGGCGGTCGGGCGTCGCTCACTGTACCGTCGGGCGCTACCGCAGGGGCATGGCTAATTGGCGAAGACTTTGCCGATCTGTTTATCGGCTACGCCCACTATGCGGTTCAGATTACGGAGAGCGCGCAGTTTCGCACGTTACTCATTCCCGAGCCGTGGAATATTCGCTGCGAATATCAGCTGGCAGAAATTGAGGAGAGCGCCGCCGCGCGGCAGCTACGGCGCTTTATCACCGCTGAGGAAGGGCAGAATTTTCTGCGCGCGGCAGGTTTTTTGGCCGTTAACGATGGATCGTAA
- a CDS encoding rhodanese homology domain-containing protein gives MPDYNYRQPAEVRQALIDGAEVALIDVREEAAFATHHPLFAANLPLSKLELEIFRRVPRLTTPITLYDNGEGLAEQALERLQRWGYQDVALLAGGLTGWKRSGGELFQDVNSPSKAFGELVESERQTPSLSAEEVKALIEGPQPVVVVDARRFDEYQTMNIPGSISVPGGELALRIEGLLPSAQTTVIVNCAGRTRSIVGTQSLRNAGLANPVYALRNGTIGWTLAGLELEHGQQRRYDADFRASAQRVAAVTQLAERAGVAFIDAPTLARWQQQPSRTTYLFDVRSPEEYAAGHLPHSVNAPGGQLVQETDHYASVRGARIVLVSDDEIRAPIAASWLAQMGWEVAVLRDVRVEQLSERGVPPASVPPAPQAEEITPAQLAEQLREPGTVVLDFTTSANYVARHIPGAWWLARSQLRQALERIPSAKRYVVTCGSSLLARYAVPEVAALTGKPVQLLSGGTLAWIDAGLALEQGETHLATPRGDRYRRPYEGTDNSAEAMQAYLDWEYGLVEQLARDGTHGFKVL, from the coding sequence ATGCCTGACTACAATTACCGCCAGCCAGCCGAGGTGCGCCAGGCGCTGATCGATGGCGCGGAAGTGGCGCTCATCGATGTTCGCGAAGAGGCCGCATTTGCCACTCACCATCCGCTGTTTGCCGCTAATTTGCCGCTCAGCAAGCTGGAGCTGGAGATTTTTCGCCGCGTGCCGCGCCTGACGACGCCGATTACCCTCTACGATAACGGCGAAGGTCTCGCGGAGCAGGCCCTTGAACGGCTGCAACGCTGGGGCTATCAGGATGTCGCGCTACTGGCTGGCGGCCTGACGGGCTGGAAGCGCAGTGGCGGCGAGCTCTTTCAGGACGTTAACTCACCGAGCAAAGCGTTCGGCGAGCTGGTAGAGAGCGAGCGCCAGACGCCCTCGTTGAGCGCCGAGGAAGTGAAGGCGCTGATCGAGGGTCCCCAGCCGGTCGTGGTGGTCGACGCGCGGCGTTTCGATGAGTATCAAACGATGAATATTCCCGGCAGCATCAGCGTGCCCGGCGGGGAGCTGGCGTTACGCATCGAAGGCCTACTGCCGTCGGCGCAAACGACAGTGATCGTTAACTGCGCCGGCCGTACCCGCAGCATTGTCGGTACCCAATCGCTGCGCAATGCCGGCTTAGCCAATCCGGTATACGCACTGCGCAACGGTACCATCGGCTGGACCTTAGCCGGACTGGAACTCGAGCACGGCCAACAGCGTCGCTACGACGCCGATTTCCGCGCCTCAGCGCAGCGCGTGGCTGCGGTGACGCAGTTGGCCGAGCGCGCTGGCGTGGCCTTCATTGATGCCCCGACTTTAGCCCGCTGGCAACAGCAGCCGAGCCGCACCACCTATCTGTTTGATGTTCGCAGCCCCGAGGAGTATGCCGCAGGCCATCTGCCGCACAGCGTGAATGCGCCCGGCGGCCAGCTGGTGCAGGAAACCGATCATTATGCCAGCGTACGCGGAGCACGGATTGTGCTGGTCTCCGATGATGAGATACGCGCGCCGATAGCAGCGTCCTGGTTAGCGCAGATGGGCTGGGAAGTGGCGGTTTTACGCGATGTCCGCGTGGAGCAATTGAGCGAACGCGGCGTTCCGCCCGCCAGCGTACCGCCGGCGCCGCAGGCTGAGGAGATAACCCCAGCGCAGTTAGCGGAACAATTGCGTGAACCCGGCACCGTGGTACTGGATTTCACCACCAGCGCGAACTATGTCGCGCGGCATATCCCCGGCGCCTGGTGGCTGGCGCGTTCACAGCTGCGTCAGGCGCTTGAACGCATTCCTTCCGCAAAACGTTACGTTGTCACCTGCGGCAGCAGCCTGCTGGCCCGCTATGCCGTACCTGAAGTCGCGGCATTGACCGGTAAGCCGGTACAACTGTTAAGCGGCGGGACGCTGGCGTGGATTGATGCCGGGCTGGCGCTGGAACAGGGCGAGACGCATCTGGCAACGCCGCGCGGCGATCGCTATCGACGGCCTTATGAAGGAACCGATAACTCCGCTGAGGCAATGCAGGCTTATCTCGACTGGGAGTATGGCCTGGTGGAACAGTTAGCGCGCGATGGTACCCACGGCTTTAAAGTGTTGTAA
- a CDS encoding polyphenol oxidase family protein produces MSYPSRLLSDIPGIRYAFLDVHETAAFPYSEMAPVKLVHGNVVHHYQGPQAERPHADAVFTALRGQKVGVVTADCLPLLMASRDGRYVCSVHAGWRGAASGIIENSLALFRQHQVAIEDVVVVCGPHIHACCYEVSAEFYQLLLTMPAGKLAKRYNDELFHQRLAPPETGQAQATGNDNLWFDLRALAQRVLQQAGVAVENTEWLGSCTYCTPQALGSYRRRTHFPAAKTFQYSWIMRE; encoded by the coding sequence ATGTCTTATCCATCCCGCTTATTAAGTGATATCCCCGGTATTCGTTACGCTTTTCTCGATGTGCACGAAACCGCCGCTTTTCCGTACAGCGAAATGGCGCCGGTTAAGCTGGTGCACGGCAATGTTGTTCATCATTATCAGGGGCCGCAGGCAGAGCGGCCGCATGCCGATGCTGTATTTACGGCTCTGCGTGGGCAAAAGGTCGGCGTCGTCACCGCCGACTGTTTACCGCTGTTAATGGCCTCGCGGGATGGGCGCTATGTTTGCAGCGTGCATGCCGGCTGGCGAGGAGCGGCCAGCGGCATTATCGAAAACAGCCTGGCGCTATTTCGCCAGCATCAGGTGGCGATAGAAGATGTTGTGGTGGTCTGCGGGCCGCATATTCACGCCTGCTGCTATGAGGTTTCGGCCGAGTTTTATCAGTTGCTGTTGACCATGCCGGCGGGCAAGCTGGCAAAACGGTACAATGACGAGCTGTTTCATCAGCGCCTCGCCCCGCCAGAAACCGGGCAAGCGCAGGCGACCGGGAACGATAATCTGTGGTTCGATCTCCGCGCGCTGGCGCAGCGGGTGCTGCAACAGGCCGGGGTGGCGGTGGAAAATACCGAATGGCTGGGAAGCTGTACCTACTGCACGCCGCAGGCGCTCGGCTCCTACCGTCGGCGCACCCATTTTCCGGCGGCGAAAACCTTCCAATATTCATGGATTATGCGCGAATGA
- a CDS encoding ABC transporter substrate-binding protein has product MSPHRLLLALTLFSASLFTSQAFADRTVTDQLGRQVTLPDHITRAVVLQHQTLNLLVQLNAGDDIVGVLSSWKKQLGPQFVRFMPAIENLPTPGDLTQVNIESLLALHPQVVFVANYAPQAMIQQIQNAGVPVVAISLRQDAAGEKNKMNPTMANEEQAYNDGLKQGIRLIGEVVERQNQAEALIDYTFAARAEANAPVAGIPDSQRVRVYMANPDLNTYGSGKYTGLMMKHAGALNVAAATVKGARQVSVEQVLQWNPEVIFVQDRYPQVVKQIENDPQWQAIDAVKNHRVWLMPEYAKAWGYPMPEALAIGELWMAKKLYPSRYRNVDVDAKAQDYYQRFYRVKWTPNAQ; this is encoded by the coding sequence ATGTCACCACACCGTTTACTTTTGGCGCTAACGTTGTTCAGCGCCAGCCTGTTCACCAGCCAGGCCTTTGCCGACCGCACCGTCACCGACCAACTGGGCCGCCAGGTTACGCTGCCGGACCACATCACCCGCGCGGTCGTCCTGCAGCACCAGACGCTAAATCTCCTGGTCCAGTTGAATGCCGGCGACGATATCGTCGGCGTGTTAAGCAGTTGGAAAAAACAGCTCGGGCCGCAGTTTGTCCGCTTTATGCCCGCTATTGAAAATCTGCCGACGCCGGGCGATTTAACTCAGGTCAATATCGAAAGCCTGCTGGCGCTGCATCCGCAGGTGGTGTTCGTCGCCAATTACGCGCCGCAGGCGATGATCCAGCAGATCCAAAACGCCGGGGTTCCGGTCGTCGCGATATCCCTGCGTCAGGACGCGGCGGGCGAGAAAAACAAAATGAACCCGACAATGGCCAATGAAGAGCAGGCCTATAACGACGGGCTTAAACAGGGGATCCGCCTGATTGGCGAAGTCGTCGAACGCCAAAACCAGGCCGAAGCGCTGATTGATTACACCTTTGCGGCGCGGGCAGAAGCTAACGCTCCGGTCGCCGGTATCCCTGACAGCCAGCGGGTGCGCGTGTATATGGCCAATCCAGATCTCAACACTTACGGCTCCGGCAAATATACCGGTCTGATGATGAAGCATGCCGGGGCGCTGAACGTTGCGGCCGCGACGGTTAAGGGTGCCCGTCAGGTCTCGGTGGAACAGGTTCTGCAGTGGAACCCTGAGGTGATCTTCGTCCAGGACCGCTATCCGCAGGTGGTCAAACAGATTGAAAACGACCCGCAATGGCAAGCGATAGACGCGGTGAAAAACCACCGGGTATGGCTGATGCCGGAATACGCCAAGGCCTGGGGCTACCCAATGCCGGAAGCGCTGGCGATAGGCGAACTGTGGATGGCGAAAAAGCTCTATCCTTCCCGCTACCGGAACGTCGATGTCGATGCGAAAGCGCAGGATTACTATCAACGCTTCTACCGCGTGAAATGGACGCCGAATGCGCAGTAA
- a CDS encoding FecCD family ABC transporter permease has translation MRSNLHWPLLHGGLTAATLFIAIASLCLGQYHLSLNEVFHELTHGAPDSGIAGQIVWSVRLPRVAMALLAGGSLGLCGATLQGVFHNPLVDPHIIGVTSGSAFGGTLAILLGFDIISMMGCTFFFGLAALALVYLIARLQGRENTLALILSGIILSGFFAALVSLMQYLADTEETLPNIVFWLLGSFATANWHKVLSMALPVAVAAAILLKLRWRINLLALDDKDARGLGVSVTTLRRGVLVCCAVLVAAQVAVSGSIAWVGLVIPHLARLLVGADHRRLLPTAFWLGGAFMVVVDDLARTLTQAEIPIGIITALLGAPLFTLLLIRSQRRGVAQ, from the coding sequence ATGCGCAGTAACCTTCACTGGCCCCTGCTGCACGGCGGGCTAACGGCGGCGACGTTGTTTATCGCTATCGCTTCGCTATGCCTGGGGCAGTACCACCTCAGCCTGAATGAGGTCTTTCATGAGCTTACGCATGGCGCGCCCGATAGCGGCATCGCCGGGCAGATAGTCTGGTCAGTCAGGCTTCCCAGGGTAGCGATGGCGCTGTTGGCCGGCGGCTCGCTGGGGCTATGCGGCGCGACTTTACAAGGCGTATTCCACAACCCGCTGGTCGACCCGCATATCATCGGCGTGACCTCCGGCTCCGCCTTCGGCGGCACACTGGCGATCCTGCTGGGTTTTGACATCATATCGATGATGGGGTGTACCTTCTTCTTCGGCCTCGCCGCGCTGGCGTTGGTTTATCTGATTGCCAGGCTGCAAGGGCGTGAAAACACGCTAGCGCTGATCCTTTCCGGCATTATTCTCAGCGGTTTCTTTGCCGCGCTGGTCAGCCTGATGCAGTACCTTGCCGACACGGAAGAAACCCTGCCGAATATCGTTTTCTGGCTGCTCGGCAGCTTTGCCACCGCTAACTGGCATAAAGTGCTGTCCATGGCGCTGCCGGTCGCCGTCGCCGCCGCTATCCTGCTAAAGCTGCGCTGGCGTATCAACCTGCTGGCGCTGGATGATAAAGATGCGCGCGGTCTTGGCGTTTCGGTGACCACATTGCGCCGCGGAGTGTTGGTTTGCTGCGCGGTGCTGGTCGCCGCCCAGGTCGCGGTCAGCGGCAGCATCGCCTGGGTCGGGCTGGTGATTCCGCACCTGGCGCGACTGCTGGTTGGTGCCGATCACCGCCGACTGCTGCCAACGGCATTCTGGCTCGGCGGCGCGTTTATGGTGGTGGTGGACGACCTGGCGCGCACCTTAACCCAGGCGGAGATTCCGATTGGCATTATTACCGCCCTGCTCGGCGCGCCGCTGTTTACCCTTTTACTCATTCGGTCCCAACGCCGCGGAGTGGCCCAATGA
- a CDS encoding cysteine dioxygenase yields the protein MTAPRVEKLRQFIQDLDALHRQFTDEATLLDAVAERLAALVQKDDWLPEEYTLPHPHHYQQYLLHADSGQRFSIVSFVWGPGQSTPIHDHRVWGAIGMLRGAEENQRYRLDERGLPIATGPAERLSPGKVEKVSSRDGDIHRVSNALADHVSISIHVYGANIGSVRRAVYTADGIAKPFVSGYSNRHLPNIWDLSKDNEYA from the coding sequence ATGACTGCACCGCGAGTGGAAAAATTACGCCAGTTTATTCAAGACCTTGATGCTCTGCATCGCCAGTTTACCGATGAGGCCACCCTGCTCGACGCCGTCGCCGAGCGCCTGGCTGCGCTGGTGCAAAAAGACGACTGGTTGCCGGAAGAGTACACCCTGCCGCATCCCCATCACTATCAGCAGTATTTGCTGCATGCCGATTCCGGCCAACGTTTTTCGATTGTCAGCTTCGTCTGGGGGCCGGGGCAATCGACGCCGATTCATGACCATCGGGTCTGGGGAGCCATCGGTATGTTGCGCGGCGCGGAGGAGAACCAGCGCTACCGACTCGACGAACGCGGTTTGCCGATCGCCACTGGCCCTGCTGAACGGCTTTCACCCGGCAAGGTGGAAAAAGTCTCATCCCGCGATGGCGATATTCATCGGGTGAGTAATGCGCTCGCGGACCACGTCTCAATCAGTATTCACGTCTACGGCGCTAACATCGGCAGCGTCCGGCGTGCTGTTTATACCGCGGATGGGATCGCCAAACCTTTCGTCTCCGGTTACTCCAACCGTCACTTGCCCAATATCTGGGATCTCTCAAAGGATAATGAATATGCCTGA
- a CDS encoding acyl-CoA dehydrogenase family protein, producing MAEEAASLDASGDFPHRNIDVLRRRGFLSLAVPQQYGGPGASLAELQQAIAAIAWGEPATALIVCMQYLHHLRLAENTHWAEPLRQRVFDDALTNGGLMNSLRVEPDLGSPARGGLPQTIASRNSRGWLINGHKIYTTGIEGLSWLALWARSDDNPPLVGSWLVPADSEGISVVKSWDHLGMRATGSHEVVLKNVQVSAGHAVDVWPTDEPPAPDAEQFHLFANRHTALLAAIYDSVARAARDWLVAWLGARVPGNLGQALSSLPRVQEKVGQIEGLLLVNRALLENAAELGFSAIEANLAKVTITDNAIQAVNLALELTGNHGLSRQHPLERHYRNVLCGRVHTPQNDSAWQAAGKHAFQQQG from the coding sequence ATGGCGGAGGAGGCTGCCAGCCTTGATGCCAGCGGCGATTTTCCCCATCGCAATATTGACGTTCTGCGTCGACGCGGGTTTTTAAGCCTTGCCGTACCGCAGCAGTACGGCGGACCTGGTGCCAGTTTAGCCGAGCTGCAACAGGCTATCGCCGCCATCGCCTGGGGCGAACCGGCAACCGCGCTGATTGTCTGCATGCAGTATCTGCATCATCTGCGGCTGGCGGAAAATACGCACTGGGCAGAGCCGCTACGCCAGCGCGTATTTGATGATGCGCTCACAAACGGCGGGTTGATGAATAGCCTGCGCGTCGAACCGGATCTGGGCTCTCCGGCGCGCGGCGGCCTGCCGCAAACGATAGCCAGCCGTAACAGCCGGGGCTGGCTGATTAACGGCCACAAAATTTATACCACCGGTATCGAAGGATTGAGCTGGCTGGCGCTGTGGGCGCGCAGCGACGACAACCCGCCGCTGGTCGGTAGCTGGCTGGTTCCTGCCGACAGCGAGGGCATCAGCGTAGTGAAAAGCTGGGATCACCTCGGCATGCGGGCCACCGGCAGTCACGAGGTGGTGCTGAAAAACGTGCAGGTGTCCGCCGGGCACGCGGTAGACGTTTGGCCCACCGACGAGCCGCCCGCGCCGGACGCCGAACAATTTCATCTGTTTGCCAACCGTCATACGGCGCTACTGGCGGCGATTTACGACAGCGTGGCCCGCGCGGCGCGCGACTGGCTTGTCGCGTGGCTGGGTGCGCGGGTCCCCGGCAATCTTGGACAAGCGCTTTCCAGCCTGCCGCGGGTACAGGAAAAAGTGGGGCAGATAGAGGGGCTGCTGCTGGTTAACCGCGCGCTGCTGGAGAATGCCGCGGAGCTGGGCTTTTCCGCTATTGAGGCCAATCTGGCGAAAGTCACTATCACCGATAACGCCATTCAGGCGGTCAATCTGGCGCTTGAACTCACCGGCAATCATGGTTTAAGCCGGCAACATCCTCTGGAACGCCACTATCGCAACGTCCTGTGCGGGCGGGTACATACGCCGCAGAACGACAGCGCGTGGCAGGCGGCGGGTAAACACGCTTTTCAACAACAAGGATAA
- a CDS encoding LysR family transcriptional regulator, with amino-acid sequence MRIDDIDALLATVQFSSLNQAAEYLGITQSAITRRLQRLEQTLNVTLLERQTRPLTLTAAGHRVYEQCLSIKRETKKLYGLLDPEAEPQGVLRLGVPQSVAEIALQPALSALRQQFPALEPQVTCGWSGLLQKRLESVELDGVLAMGPQQQRFADGYSGRLLCPLDIVVIAAKSWRLHAGALRDCAQRGWVLNPDGCGLRAGLIRELQSQGLRLALNVETAGAQLQISLVAQGLGLGLVPRAALAASPWRDEVATLALADFQPEVHLWLVNAQNLANLSQPLTFFAGKIVQKLNASD; translated from the coding sequence ATGCGTATCGATGACATTGATGCTCTGCTGGCTACCGTGCAGTTTTCCTCTCTGAATCAGGCGGCGGAATACCTTGGCATTACCCAATCGGCCATTACCCGTCGGCTTCAGCGTCTGGAGCAAACCCTCAATGTGACGCTGCTGGAGCGCCAGACCCGGCCCCTGACGCTCACCGCCGCCGGACATCGGGTGTATGAGCAGTGCCTGAGCATTAAGCGGGAAACCAAAAAGCTGTACGGTCTGCTTGACCCGGAGGCGGAACCGCAGGGCGTTCTGCGACTCGGCGTGCCGCAGAGCGTGGCGGAAATCGCCCTCCAGCCGGCGCTGAGCGCGCTACGCCAGCAGTTCCCGGCCCTTGAGCCGCAGGTGACCTGTGGCTGGAGCGGGCTGCTGCAAAAAAGGCTGGAGAGCGTCGAACTGGATGGCGTGTTGGCGATGGGACCACAACAGCAGCGCTTTGCTGACGGCTACAGCGGAAGGCTGCTGTGTCCGCTGGATATTGTGGTCATCGCGGCGAAAAGCTGGCGACTGCACGCCGGGGCGCTGCGCGACTGTGCGCAGCGAGGCTGGGTACTGAATCCCGACGGCTGCGGCCTGCGGGCCGGGCTAATCCGCGAACTGCAATCGCAGGGGCTGCGGCTTGCGCTGAACGTCGAGACCGCCGGCGCCCAGCTGCAAATCAGCCTGGTGGCGCAGGGACTGGGGCTTGGACTGGTGCCTCGCGCCGCGCTGGCCGCCAGCCCGTGGCGCGATGAAGTGGCCACGCTTGCGCTCGCGGATTTTCAGCCGGAAGTGCATCTGTGGCTGGTAAACGCGCAGAATCTGGCTAATCTGAGCCAGCCGCTGACTTTTTTTGCCGGAAAAATTGTGCAGAAACTTAACGCATCTGATTGA